The window ATTTAAAACACAGCTCACTCTGTACTGCGCAGCTTGTTTGTATTCTAGTAACCGGGGTAAGGCATTTCCAAGAAAGGAGCAAGGAAAGGGCAGGGGGTTGACTCTGTTACACTGCTCCAGCGGTAGGAAGGGGCCTTCGTGGAAATCGGGTTCCTACTTTTTAATGAGTGATTCTAGATGGGGAGAAAGCTGGGATTTGATCCCATGAGTTCTGAAAAGCCTGGCCGGGCCAGCTCCACTCTGTTTACCCTGAAATTCCTAACCTCTGGCTGCCCTTTTTATCAACACAAATAGCAGCTGAGTCCGAAGGGTTCCTCCTTGGAAGGTGGTTTAAAAATAACTGGCGTGTTCTCTCCCAGCGTGGGAGCAAAGAAGAGCCTtctcaggcagggcagggctgttgaAACTGCTACGGGTTGTGGATTTATCACAGGtccccatgcccagccccactGGTGGGGGCTCTGTTAACCAAAGCAAAGAGGAGACATTTCCCTTGGGCGGGGGGACGGTCAGGGTTGCAACAGGGCCATGGTCTCAGCCCCCTCACTTGTTTTTTGAGCACCTTCCAAATAGGAAAGAGACCAGGAACCTCTACTGATGACTGGAAAGGCCTCCACGAGACGTGCTTAGAGCCAAGGGCCAATGAGCCGTCACACTCCTGTCGTCTGTAGTCCCCTCTTAGCCACCGCTGCATGTGTGATCTCCGGAGAGCCCCTCCCCAGCATTATTACTGGGGAGATCAGGACTGTCCCGGCCCTAAAGAGCTTGCAATTTACATGGATGAGACAGTTAGAGAGAGGCTGATTATCCATACTTCAGGCCCAGAGAGAtgcagtgacttgccctaggtctcccagggagtcagtggcagagctgggaaatgaacccaAGTGTTCTGAGTCCTAGAACAGTGCCTTACTCACACAATTGTGCCCTTCCCCTACAGCACAATCCCACCCCAGTGCCTCAGTCAGCCCAGGGGAACAAACAGGGAGCTCATTAAACATCATGGGGCTTTGAATGTTCCTATTTACATTTTCCCCAAAAGAAAGGATTGAATACGCCCTCACTGGTAGTTTGATTTCTAGCTGTTGTCTTTGTGGGGGTAGGAGTCTGTCCAGAAATTCCTCTGTTTGCTTCTGGGGGCAAATGtgtacatacagtagaacctcagagttatgaacaccccaggaatggaggttgttcgtaatgctgaacaaaatgttaaggttcaaaagtttacaactgaatgttgacttaatacagctttgaaatttttctatgcagaagaaaagagggttaaaagcagcatttaatttaaatgtaccaagcacagaaacagtttccttgtcaaacttcccctttatttttttggtagtttacatttaacacatttAACATTTAACTGTACtgtacagtacagtatttgctggtttttggtctctgctgcctgattgcatgcTTCCCCATGAGGCgtgtggctgactggtcagtgtgtaactctggtgtttgtaactctgaggttctactgtagattcTATTGCTTAACGAAGCCATAACCCACCTGAGCCTCGGTGTTCCGGCAGCAGATTTAGCTTGTATTTAACGGGAGCGATTACAGTCCATGGGTGGGTTGGTGTGTTAAGCACAGCAGATGTCATTGCCATGGACTGGAAGGGTAGCTTGGTTTTCGTTATGATAAATGCAGGATAGAAGTAACAGGGCAGAGGACAGGCCCTCATTTGCAGTCACATTGTATTTCCTGCCTTGTACCTAATGTGTAACTGTGTGATGAGGGGAATAAgggggtgggagtttgggtgcctTTTCATAGCTAATCGTGTATTATCTCATATACAGCATACCTGCCAAGAGATAAACCTTGATCTTACTTAATGAACTGTGTTGCTTTGACCTCTTTTACTGAAGATATGTGTATTATTATTGGCATTTTATTTTCAAGATTGACTGACCCGATGActggaaaagagatttttttttaaaaaggtgggtaacacagaacccccaccccacgctCATGCCAGCTTCCTGAAGGCGGGGATGGAGCGCTAAGCTCGCTCCAGGGGGCTGCAGAGCCAGCTCCCTAGCTGTGGAGCATCTGGAAACGTGGCCCTAGGAGGGCTGGGTGCTTTTGGATCCTGGCAGCCTGGACATTGTAGTCTGACTGACTGCACCCGCACAGGCTCCCTGGGGATGAAATCCACCCTGCTGCCAAGAagccagcacaaggcctgtgtACTACTTTTCAGCCCAAAGGCTGAAGCAGGATCTAAGTGGTACCTAGGCCTTGTGGGCACAGCATCCCACTCCAGTCTAGAGCTCCACCCACGTCCCCTTCAGTGATCTCTGCTGTGTCCAGACCAGCACAGACACCAGAACAAGGCTCCCAGGGCGAGAACTACCTTCCCCCAAACACATGCTTGGGGgtttcttcccctttctctctgcccaGGAGACACACAGGCAGCCCTGCTGGGATGtgcattgggcctgattctctgctgccctgGCTTCAAATGGATGCAAAACACTACTCAGTGAAGCCCGTAACAATTCGCTCCCACTTCGCATTGGTGCAAGTCCCTGCAAGGGGCAGGGGTAATGGGGCCCCTTGGTATCATTTACACCAGGGTAGAATTTAACCCACTCTCTTTAAACTTGTCCACGGCAGCAAGCGGATGAACAGGAAttagctgctgtgtgtgtgtcagctTCCCTTTGAAGGGGCTTTCTTTAGCCAAAACCATTGCCATTTCCACCAGCCGGGAGGGCGTTTGGAGCAGGGGCAATAGCTGGAGCGAGGAGCTCTCTTCTCCCCTgcgctttgtcagggctgttttAAAAGCACTGCTTAGATGCAGGGGGGCTTTTCTGATTCCCATTAATGCTAAATGCCCCTTTCCCTTGGAGtcccacagagctggggggggccccGTCCTctcaccctgccctgcccagagcgATGCTCAGATCCAGTAACCCCGCGGGTACCTTGTCTCACagccactctgctgctgctgctttttctttctgttctggGTTTGTCTGAATAAAATTAATCTGTGATTGCGTGGAGCCCTGGGCGGTGTCTTTCTTCGGCCTTGGGCAGATGAGACCTCGGGCCGCAGGGCTCCTGGGCTGAGCGCTCGAGGTGGAAGTGAAAGATAAGGGTCCATGTGTCAGCTACCACTGGCCTGAGAACAGACCTTTGGCTGGCCCCACACGCTGCACTCCCGTCATTATTTGTATGCCCCTGCAAAGCCCCATTCTGCTGGGTGCTGCGCCCCCACCCCTCGCACTGGACAGCGTCTGCCCTGGGCAGCTGCTTCTCCCAAGCCACATCTTCAGGCTACAGGTGGGGAATTGGCGCCCAGCTCCCGTGGCACTGTCCGCCTCCTGGTCCCACAGGGAGTCGGTGCCAATGTTGGAACTGAACCCAAATGAGTCCATCCCTTCAGCAGGAGTGAGGAGACCTGAGCCTGTCCCCtgagctgggagggggttggacccaggtgacacctttgccctggaaactggacaaaggctggaggaggagctgggggaaggagtgaggcTGCTGGAGGGGTTTTTGATTGTACCcataagctctgttttagactgtgttcctattgtccaacaaaccttccgttttactggctggctgagagtcatggtgaatcccaggaagaagggtgcagggcctggactccccctcaCTCCGTGACAGTCACTTACCTGTCCTGCCTCTTAGCCTTTGTGCCCCGGTGTGGAAGTTCAGGACCCTTCACCTCTAGAAGTGGGTGAGAAGAGAGCCTGGTGCTGAAATGCTGCAAGCCAGGGAAGAGAGATAGGAGCCCTGGAGTGGGCTAGCCCCAGCCCTAGATAACACCAAGCATACGGCCAGTGTCCAGGTTTCCATGCCACTTACCAAGGCTCAGGGCACCCTCTGGTGGCCAAAAGGCAGGGACAGAGGGGTTTGAAAATACTCTCCTCCCCAGCACCGCACCACcgctcagaggggtggggagaaacaggCCCCACTCCTGGAAAAGTGCAAGGGGCCCAACAGGCTGAGCTCAGCCCCCGTTGGGCACCGACGAAGAGGCAATTTTGAGAACAGCCAAGCCATTTGGAAACTCGGGCCCCACGCGTTGGAGTTGTAGCCTtgggaatctggccctgagccccctggGGAATCTCACGCGGTCACTTCACCAGGGCAGCGGGCGTGTGAGCGGCAGTGAGCCCGACGGCACGGAACGGCTGGCTCAGTGAGGTCTAGGTTAGGATGTGAAGGTGTGACATGACACCTGTTTGCAGCCAAGGCCTTTAACACGTGTGGAACTGGCTCAGGTAATGCCTCAGCGCTGCTGATACATCTTAACCTCACGCCCGAAAGCCTCACTCACACAGCTAAGCGGTGGTGGGCAGTGCAGAACCGGAGGCAGGGGGGCCGCTACACACAGATATCTAATGCCAAAGCCATACACGCTGGTTAGGCATGTCTCGTTATGGCAGGAGCAAGTGTAAGGGACTGTGGGGTGAAAACACAAAATGATGGCTTTTAATGCCCATTTTTCAGATTTAAAGGGACAGCATCCACACGCAACCATTGTGTTTCTGCCTGCCGAGCACCTCTGCAGAGCACCCAGGGCCCAGGCCCGTGACCGGGGCCGCAGGAGCAGAGCGGTGCCTGGGATGGGGCAACAGGGAGTTGGCCCAGAGGCTCTGTGTGCAGAGGAAGTGGCTGGAGCTTTTCTGTTCATTCTTAAGGGGTCTCTGCTTCCCATGTCTCAGGCAGgttgtgggggatgggaggggaggaagaaggggtaACTTGCGGGGATGGACTCAGCATTCAAATGGAAAGCAGAGCCCCAGATCCCAGAACCCCGGGGCGCGGGGCGTTCGGAACTGAGCAGTGGAGTTGGCATCCTGGCTGTATGGGTTAAATTGTGGGGCTTAGCGACACAAACTGAGCTAAGGGGCAGTGACAAATTCCTTGCTGTGAGtgtcagccccaccccaggggctgcagcacaCTGGGTGTCTCATGGGTCTTTGCTGCTTCCCACCAAAGCAGCAGGCAACGGCGGCTGGCAGACACAAGCTGCTGGACTCAGGTGATGTGAACTGGGGAGGCAGGACGCTAGCTAGCTAACCCAGGCAGGGGCAATTGTCTGCTCCGCAGTGAGCCCTGAGCGCACAGTGCTTCCGATCTAGTATTGCAGGGGTGGGACAAAGGAGTCGCTGGACCAGTGATTCTGAGCTGCTCTATGGCAAGTCCTCTGTTCCTGATCCTGTTGGTGAGCCTTTCACATATGACCAGAAAGGCCAGCCACGCTCACGCCTCAATGCAGGCTTGCGTGGAAGGATTTGCCCACAGGTTGGACTTTGCTCTTCTGTCCATGTTCATGGCACTTGCAGCCTGGACCTATGACACAGCACAACACTTACTGGGTGATCAGGGCTGAGAACCCCTATTCCAGGATGGCCCTCGGATGGACAAACACAGGCCTCTTGATTTTCATTGTAAGGTAATTTACACCCACTTGCAGGGCTCCTTTGCTCTGCCAGAGTGGCACAAAGGGGACTCAGTGTACATGAGAATGAGGGCATTTGGTTTTTGCTGGGCAATGTGGGCTAGATTTCCCAGTGcactactccagttttacacGGCATAATGGGGTTctgctggtgtaaaactggagtaacttctttccccccacaataGAACTTTCTCGGCCTGGCAACTTTGGAATGACGGGCACTGTTGCATCAGCCCCAGTTCCGCAGAAGGGCAGCGAGGGATTCTCTTTGCTCCACGGAGGCAGAGCATTCTTTTGCAAGAGGCCAGTTGCCCCTGTGTTTCTGAGCTCGGCCGACGGGGAGGGGGCAGTTACGAACAGAACATGGTAACGATTGAGTTGGGCAGTGAATGTTTTGACGTCATAGAGATTTTGGGGAAAGGCACATTTGGGGAAGTGGTGAAGAGCTGGCGGAGGAGCACGGGGGAGATGGTGGCGATCAAAATTCTGAAGAATGATGCCTATCGGCGCAGGATCATTAAAAATGAACTGAAGTTGCTGCAGACCATGGCGGGGGTGGACTCGGAGGAGTCACACATTATCCAGTTCCACGAGTTCTTCCATGACGAGATGAAGTTCTACTTGGTCTTTGAGCTCTTGGAGGAAAATCTATTTGACTTCCAGAAGGAGAACAATTTCTCTCCTCTGCCTGTCAAGCACATCCGGACAGTGACCATGCAGGTGCTCAAAGCCCTGGCCAAGCTGAAGGAGCTTTCCATCATCCACACGGATCTGAAACCTGAGAACATAATGCTGGTTGACCAAATGAGGTACCCTTTCCGAGTCAAAGTGATTGACTTTGGGTCAGCCAGCATCTTCAATGAGGTGCGCTATGTCAAGGAGCCATACATCCAATCCCGTTTCTACCGGGCACCGGAGATCTTGCTGGGCCTACCTTTCTGTGAGAAGGTGGACGTGTGGTCTCTGGGCTGCATTATGGCAGAGCTGCACTTAGGCTGGCCCCTTTACCCTGGGAACAATGAGTATGACCAAATCAGGTACATCTGCGAGACCCAAGGGATGCCAAAGCACAGCCTGCTCAATGTAGCCAGGAAAGCTCACCACTTCTTCAAGAGAAACCAGCATGCTGAACTGGTAACCCAGTGGCAGCTGAAATCCTCGTCCGAGTACTTGGCAGAGACCAAGGTGAAATCTGTGGAGAGGAGGAAGTATGTTCTCAAGTCCCTGGAACAGATGGAGTCGGTGAACATCCACAAGATGATCTACCCAGACAATGAAGCCCTGGCTGAGTACTTTGACCTGAGAAGTATGGTGGAGTTGATCAAGAGGATGCTGACCTGGGACTCACATGAGAGGATCACGCCAAGTGCAGCCCTGAAGCACCCTTTTATCTCCATGCAGCTGCTTAGACTGAGCTACGAACTCACCCAGTACTACCAGCTCTGCCTGCGGGGCTTCCAGGAGTCCATCAAGCGGGAGAGCAAGGACAAGCAGGAAGTGGCTTTTTGCAACGCCATGGAAGAGGACACCTTCTACCCAGCACAGGAGTATTTCAAGGAGGAGGAGCATGTACACGGCGTCTCTGGCCTCTCCAGCGTCCAAAGGACCATCGACCAGATGGATGATCTGAGCATTACCgagccaggcagggaggctgccatGAACTTGTTAGGAGAAGGTGCCAGGATGGGAGCGTATGAGTCCTCCACTCCTGCTGAAGTGGCCAGCATGACCCTGGGCCACATGGGAGTGCACAAAGGCACTTACCGGAACCCCCGGCTAAACCACGAGCAGCATCAGGAGCCAATCCAGGCCTATTACAGGAGCCGGTACAGCAGCTCCAAACACCGCAAGCACCCTCGTCACACCAAGTCCGACCCCACTTTTGGGAACTTGATCCTACTGGGACAGCAGTCTCCTGGGGATACTGTCAGCTGGGAAAATGAGAGCAATGCTGGCATCTCCCCTgttgcctcctccctcccagagcccagcagccTGGATGATCAGAGACATCCACTTTCTCCTACCACTAAGGTACCAGGGACACGTCCATTTCGGCTGGGCAGGAGCTGTGTTGTTTCATTATTAGGAGTCACCCTTCTTGGGGTCAGCTAACATAGGGTTTGCACCAGGCCTTTACAGATAAACCCGAGATGTGCAAGAATCTACCTGGATCTATGAGGAAGATCTACAAGGCAGATCCTTGAGCACAGTAGATACAGGGATCTACCTTGATAGTCCCACAACGAAACAAGGGATGGGCCAAGACCTCAAAGgtagacacctaactccctttgattgCAATGGGTGTGAAGCGcctaataccttttaaaaatctgaccctaagtgaCCACTAGCTGTCCTTCCCCATTGTGATGACtgatctatctatccccatacaccatctatctatctaactttgctagacactaaaatcatggactgaatagagacactgaaTTTATCACAGCAATCCACTAACAACCCACCGtcagttgccttttttttttctccctccctttctttttcccctatgactggagggggccacttcaccttgaatggtcccttgaaatacgtGTTAACTACTAtgctaaatttcagagtagcagccatgttagtctgtatccgtaaaaagaaaaggagtacttgtggcacttgtagagactaacaaatttatttgagcacaatctgttccaccttctatttagctgtgacactctgagtacatttcccagacctgaagagctctatgtaagctcgaaagcttgttctaaggtgccactagtactccttttcttttttcacccacagaagttggtccaataatagatattacctcaaccaccttatcatccatccacccatctaatctatctatctccatacacctcctctatctatccatctgtaTATCTACACCAATCACCTAGCTGCCAGTAGATATCTCATTCTTCTTATTTATCGTTTAGATACCATCCCAATTATTATTATCACCATATAGTGCCAAGAAGTGTCAACATAGACAGAAGGCCCATTGTGTTACGGATTGCACCTACTCAAAGAGAAAGGCAGATCCGTGCTACAAATAGCTGATGGTCTGACAGGCCAACAGGCAGACAAATTCAACCTCAACCCAATTCTGTGTGCAACCAAAGATCAGACATTCACAGGAGGTTGAGGGGAGAAGTTGCTCAGAAAGTTGGTTACTTTTGATTGGAGTTTTGGGGTGAGGGCATGTTCAGTGATCGCTCTGGGTCAGACTGAGGCCAGCAGGCAGAGCAATCAGTTCTGGAGACAGGGTGGTGTACCTCTAAAGCATAGGGGTATTTAAGCCTTGGCTTCTGCCCTAAAACTGAAGTCTTATTATTTATGATGTGCACTGTGGTAGTGTCTGGAGGCCTCAGCCGAGCTCAGGACTCCATGATGGTTAATATTATTTATTCTACAATGCCCACAAGTGCCCTGCACTTAACCCAGAGAAGACACCGAAGAAGGGTCCCTGCCcaaggaacttacaatctaagggcccagttctgcaaagacTTAGGCACACACTTCACTTTATGCTTCAACGGGACCCCTCCCGTACATGAAGCTAAGCACAagtgtctttgcaggatcagggccaaataAAACCTGGATCCTGCAATGGGATTAGCATTGGCAGAGCCTTGTGCTTGCATGGAACCCCTCTGACTCAACTAGGTTGGTGTCAACCTGTATGGACttggttgcaggatcaggttctaaGTCTGTTCATGTCTAAGCTGCTGTACCTGAAACCAGGATTGCACAAACTTTGCCAAGAGATGGACTGTGATGGTAACTCATCAGCATGCCAGGGTCTGCAGCTAATGTATGATTATTATATATTGATTGATTAGCTGTTTGTGTACAAAACCAATTGCAGCCTCCCTGCCTGATCTTTGATGGATACGACTGGTCCCATCAGCCAAAGATCTGCTTCCCTAACAAAACAGACAGTGGCCACGAGTCATGTTGTAGAAAACCCATCTTCCATGCGTGGTTACCTCTGCACTCACACAGTTCCCCTGCAGTTTCTGATGTCATTTGGGTTGTTCTTTATTAGTATTTAAGGACAGCTGAACCATGGCCAGAGATGCAACaacagcagggaggctgggagaagctTCATTTAACCCAAAATGTTACTTCAAAGCTTACCCTGCAGATGACGCGCTCTTGAGAGTCATGACTGGCTGATCAGGGACTACCTCCTTCCCTCCTCTTTGTCCTGACTGGCGGCCTGGCTGAAGCTTTCCTTGTCCCTGCTGGAGATACAGATGCTAATTAACATTCATTCAAACGGGGCTGTTGGGAGCTATATGGCCTCATGTGAAATTAAACTAGTCCAAACCGGGAAAACAGCTGAGTCCGAGAACTCTGGGCTGCCCTGTCCCTGAGACAAGGGGCTTGGCGACCTTGGGGTTTGCCTGGCTGTGCTAGTGTCCAAACCCTCAGCTTGTGTGAACAGGCAGAgctgtattgaagtcaatgcagcttTGTAGATCTAGGGATTTAGTACAGCTACACCAGGGGCTGGAAtgccctgtgtagacaaggccggCGCCCCAAGGAGCAACCTGGCTCTCCAGTCTCAGGAGTGAGGTCAGGTTTTGGGCCTGGTGTTCCTCTTGAGCCTCTACTTCTCTCGCCCACAGAGAGCCCAGCCGGACCTGCCCGACCCCgagctgcagctgcccagtgCCAGCACCTGGCTGGGCGGTGATGACTGGCTGATTgagaggagtggggagagagcCCCAATCAAGAACGCGCTCCACCTCACGCCGAACAGGCACCAGCCCTACCTGCAGCACATCACGAGCCACCACTGAGCCCAGGGCAGCCCGCAGGAGGGACAAGCCAGGCGGagacaccccccacacccccctttGCAGAGTCCTTTGTAGCCATTAAATTATAGAGTGTTCCCACCTCAATGCCGTTTACTCGTGAAACCCAAAGCTACCTCCCTATTATTGACCAGTGTCAAACCCGGCTTGTCCAGTGGCCGCTGGGCCATGATGCCATCCCAGGGCACAAAGTCCATCTAAGGGAAGGCCAAGGCCACGACTGCACGGGGATAGCAGCCAGCTGGGGGCATGTGGGCGTCACCCTGGGGCCGGCTCATTTCTGTTTCAATAAATGATTTATCAGTGGCAGACCGTTGAATGTATATTGTTATGGGATGGAAATCAACACCCAAGCCCCCTTATCTcacttctctccccacaccctgtccccagcaaggccagcccagggcccagcccccatCCGCCCCAGGGGCCAGCCCCCTTctaccactccccacccccaggcaagGCCGGCCCAGGGCGCAGCCCCCGTCCACCCCGCCCCCAGGAAAGGCCAGCGCAGGGCCCAGCCCCATtccaccctgccccactcccaggcAAGGCCGGCCCAGgacccagccccacatctgccccgcCCAGCCCCCAAGCAAGGCCGGCCCAGGGCCCAGCCCAACatctgccctgccccatcccgccCCCAGGCAAGGCCGGCCCAGgacccagccccacatctgccccgccccaccctgcccccaagcaAGACCGGCCCAGGGCCCAGGCCCAcatctgccccgccccaccccaccgccAGGCAAGGCcggcccagggcccagccccacatctgccccgccccccgcccccaggcaaggccggcccagggcccagccccacatctgccccgccccaccctgcccccaagcaAGACCGGCCCAGGGCCCAGGCCCAcatctgccccgccccaccccaccgccAGGCAAGGCcggcccagggcccagccccacatctgccccgccccccgcccccaggcaaggccggcccagggcccagccccacatctgccccaccccaccccgcccccaggcaAGGCCAGtccagggcccagccccacatctgccccgccccgccccgccgccagGCAAGGCcggcccagggcccagccccacatctgccccgccccgcccccaggcaaggccagcccagggcccagtcCCACatctgccccgccctgccccaccctcaaGGAAGGCcggcccagggcccagccccacatctgccccgccctgcccccaagCAAGGCtggcccagggcccagccccacatctgccccgccccacccacaGGCAAGGCcggcccagggcccagccccacatctgccccgccccaccccgcccccaggcaAGGCCAGCCCAGGGCCCACTCCCAcatctgccccgccccaccccgcccccaggcaaggccggcccagggcccagccccacatctaccccgccccgcccccaggcaaggccggcccagggcccagccccacatctgccccgccccgcccccaggcaaggccagcccagggcccagtcCCACatctgccccgccctgccccaccctcaaGGAGGCcggcccagggcccagccccacatctgccccgccccgccccacccccaagcaaggccggcccagggcccagccccacatctaccccgccccgccccgccctcagGCAAGGCcggcccagggcccagccccacatctaCCCCGCCCCGCCCTCAGGCAAGGCcggcccagggcccagccccacatctgccccgccccgccccgccctcagGCGAGGCcggcccagggcccagccccacatctgccccaccccgcccccaagcAAGGCtggcccagggcccagccccacatctgccccgccccgcccccaggcaaGGCCGGCCTagggcccagccccacatctgccccgccccgccctcagGCAAGGCcggcccagggcccagccccacatctgccccgccccaccccgcccccaagcaagaccagcccagggcccagccccacatctgccccgcccccaggcaaggccagcccagggcccagtcccacatctgccccgccccaccccgccgcCAGGCAaggccagcccagggcccagccccacatctaccccgccccgcccccaggcaaggccggcccagggcccagccccacatctgccccgccccgcccccaggcaaggccagcccagggcccagtcCCACatctgccccgccctgccccaccctcaaGGAAGGCCGGCCCAaggcccagccccacatctgcctCGCCCCGCCCCCAAGCAAGGCcggcccagggcccagccccacatctgc is drawn from Eretmochelys imbricata isolate rEreImb1 chromosome 23, rEreImb1.hap1, whole genome shotgun sequence and contains these coding sequences:
- the HIPK4 gene encoding homeodomain-interacting protein kinase 4, whose protein sequence is MVTIELGSECFDVIEILGKGTFGEVVKSWRRSTGEMVAIKILKNDAYRRRIIKNELKLLQTMAGVDSEESHIIQFHEFFHDEMKFYLVFELLEENLFDFQKENNFSPLPVKHIRTVTMQVLKALAKLKELSIIHTDLKPENIMLVDQMRYPFRVKVIDFGSASIFNEVRYVKEPYIQSRFYRAPEILLGLPFCEKVDVWSLGCIMAELHLGWPLYPGNNEYDQIRYICETQGMPKHSLLNVARKAHHFFKRNQHAELVTQWQLKSSSEYLAETKVKSVERRKYVLKSLEQMESVNIHKMIYPDNEALAEYFDLRSMVELIKRMLTWDSHERITPSAALKHPFISMQLLRLSYELTQYYQLCLRGFQESIKRESKDKQEVAFCNAMEEDTFYPAQEYFKEEEHVHGVSGLSSVQRTIDQMDDLSITEPGREAAMNLLGEGARMGAYESSTPAEVASMTLGHMGVHKGTYRNPRLNHEQHQEPIQAYYRSRYSSSKHRKHPRHTKSDPTFGNLILLGQQSPGDTVSWENESNAGISPVASSLPEPSSLDDQRHPLSPTTKRAQPDLPDPELQLPSASTWLGGDDWLIERSGERAPIKNALHLTPNRHQPYLQHITSHH